The following nucleotide sequence is from Populus nigra chromosome 15, ddPopNigr1.1, whole genome shotgun sequence.
CTCACTTTATATCCACAATCTGAACACTTAGAAGAACAGTTGTTCACACAAAGCATGAGACCTTcaaaaatcacatttttaaGCCTCGAAACTGTCTTGTCAAACAGCCCCTTACTTTCaaaactcatgaaaaaaaaatcaggcagGTTCACCTCGAAATTTAGCATCTGAAAGTGGCTCATAATACAACTCCACTGCCCTTTACTCTGCAGATAATCTAGAAAGAGACCTCAAACACTACTTCTTAATCCTCAAGCATGAACTTCATGCCCCCCTTGTGCCCGTTCCTCCTACCCCAATAAgaaaagtaaaggaaaaaaagaggaagaagcaAAAGAATCACCAAAGGCAGTCGCTGCACTGTCACTGCATATCAATCATACAATCAAGCCATCAAGGGGACGGAGATGCTGAATATAGCACAAGTCCCAAATTCGTTCTTGACAGCCCTATTGAAATAATTGTGGGAAACACCTTAGCATCTTCGTTTGGTTGTTCAGTACTGTAAGTGCACCAGTCATGTTACAAGGAATATACTACCACAAATACTGATCTAGAGGACATGAGTTTACGAGAAACATCCTGTATGCCATATTTATAGGTTCGAAAATAATTTCACATCTACCAAATTTAAATGCAACTCAACGTATATGTCATCTGAAATTGGCTACTTGTTGGCCAAGAAAATGTCTGCTAGCAACGAACAAAAACATGGTGATATTATAAGGGTTCAACCACACATCATCAAACCAACTGAGCACCTAGTAACATAAgcactacaaaaaaaaagagaagaaaaagaaaagaaaacaaactaaaacttTACAATGCAAGATCACACTGGATTTTACATAGCATTGTCATAAGATAACATGCTATTGATTTATTAAGTCAAAATTGTCAAACATACATggaaaattcaagaaataaaaaccgAACCTGGGATGAGGATTTCCCTTCACCATCTTCTGTCCATACTTCCGCCATCTATATCCATCACCTGAGATCCCCACATCACCTGCTGCATGAACGAcgaatttaggtttttttccaGGTTTAAGGACAGCTTTTGAGCATTCTAAGTTTCCCTTCAATCTGGCAGAAATGAGCAAAAAACGTTATCACCAACACTGCCTTTACAGAAGAATAGCAAAAAGTGCTAACATCACTTAGAATTAAAGTTTGAGGAAACCAAGTTCACAGAAAAGATTGCCTTCTTTTTGGCTCAGGTTCACTGGTATTCTCCTCTTTTATTTGAGTTTCCTTGTTCTCATCTGAGCTGCTTGAACTCTGTCGTTTTCTTTCAGATATTGCGGATGTTTCTTGTACAAGTTCAATTGACAATGTGGCAGGTTCTGAGTCTTTGAGCATTCTGACAGTATGCTCAGTTACGGTGGTCTGCAAAATAGGCCCAACAGATAATCCAGTCCTGCTTTTCCTTGTGCTTTTATTCTTCCGAGGTGGATCATGACTGTGCATTCCTTTATTAACAATCTCAATCACATGGCCTGAGTGATCAGAACATTCAATCTTTTTAGCACAACAGTCAAAATAAGTGCACTTGTAGTAACTTCGAGAACCTCTAGGACTCTTCACTTGCTTCTGACCATATTTACGCCAGTTGTATCCATCTGGAATAGATGTCTTCGCTACAGGAACATAGAGAGCCTTAAGCTCGGCAGAACTTTGGTTCCCTGCTTCTGATATACATGCATTCTTAACCTCTGGGGGAGACAATTTTTTTACTGGAGGAGTTGGACTTGGAGCAGATGATATAGGTTGTGTAACAGAAGTTGGTGACAGTTCTGACAAGGAAGTTGGACATACAGAAGGCTGAAGCTGATTTTGGGCCTGGGCTCCAGAATTCTTGTCTGCTACACTTCCCAAAACTTCCTGGTGCGACAACCCTACTTGCTCCtatgaaaaatgaaagaaaatgcataattaaaaaaattgttcatttgACAAACATTGTACCAAGCAGCTAAAAGTTTATGAATATGGTCTAATGTTCTCACTTGTGGGAAATTTACAAGAGCATACACCCAGTGCTTTATTGGAAAGGCATAAAGTGCACCCATTGACTTATTGTGAGCCAGGTTCTTGCCTCAGAAACATTGTTTTATATGTGATCCAATTTGGATTCCACAATTTTATTCCAGAGAGAATTTTCAACAAAGGGacaatcattttttcttctttcttggaCAATATTCACTACCCAATGCAAAGAGTTACAAGCAGCATAAGACAACAAACAACTATTAATTCAACTTTGCAAAAGCAAGTCAGTCAAGGTTTAATAAAGTCTCTTCGTACATTTATGAACACTTCATTACCTCCACATTGCAGTCTGACCATTTGCTTAAATTCAACTTCCCATGCAGTTGACTTGCCCCTTTTCTCCTCCATCTCAATGAAGTTAAACTAATAAATCTAAAACCATTGAACAGCACTCCTATTTTTAGGGTTAATTAGATCCACAATTCCACCCTTAAAGCAGCACTTTATAAGTTAATGGCtctccctttttcttcttcttctttctttttctaactGCGGGAAGTGGATTGTTTTTCACAGAATTTACCAACTAACAAAGTGTTCCCCCTTTCGTTTCTGAAACAACCACAAGACCCGAAAATGAAACTTTCGATCAGTGGCATGTGAACTTAAAGAGATACTCAATCATCTATGTTAAGCTTTCAGTAACAGCAATAACTTCCACTCAGAGAACCTAAACCCCCACTCAAAATCACTTCATCAACTCCATAAACCCTAGAACAAAAAACTACGAccaccaccaacaacaacaaaaaatcacgCATCAATACTCTAAAACTTCCATTTaccaactagaaaaaataaataaataattgaagtgtCACAAATTGATaagcaagaaaatgaaataaataaataagcttgAGCTCCTAACCTTGTATTCAGCTTCCACGTGCGTCTCTGCCGCTGAATTTCCTTTCAAACCTGCAAGATCATCtacagaaattacaaaaaaaagaaaacactatatatatatatatatataaaaaaaaacagaattaccTGAATACTGATCATTCTCCTTCGGTAGTATCTCCGTGGAAGACTGCGGCACCACCGTTAGGGTTTCCACTTGCTCCTCCctcacctcctcctccttctgCGGACTCGGCACGATTTGCTGCAACTCACTGAGTTGACTCtccttctcttcctcttcctcttcctcctcctcctcttcttcctcatTATAATCGCCTTCTAATTCCTCTTCTCCTACAAAGTCACCGTCGTTTTGTtcatttccttctcttttatgtTCCTTATTTTGTACTGCGAGAGCTTCAAAGCTCTCACTCTCTGCCATGGCCAACTGAGTAAAGTTCGGAAACAGTTCCAActgcctcttttctttttttattttgtaccgAAATTAAAAGCCGAGACCGATGTATCGGATTTGTTTAGAGATAGGAGAGCGATGGGGTTGCTTTGCTTTGCTAGCGAGGGTATATGTGTCTTTGACTACAATTGACTCAGGTGGTTTTTTTGGTAAGCGAGTGTGACTAACCAACGCCGTTCATTTCTCCATTCGTTTAGCGTATCATGACTTGACGGGTTCTCTTAACGGCGGGTGGCCGTCTCTTGATGCCCTTCTTTGACTACCATATAACACGGGTTCTCTTAACGGCGGGTGGCCGTCTCTTGATGCCCTTCTTTGACTACTATATAACTATAGTGATCAACTATCCGTGCTTTTCTGCGGACAAAATGAAAAGTTAATTATTGCATTAAAACAAAATCTGTgagcattatattttttattgcatgtggtccagtatattaaaacgaggataatttttttttaccagtgtattaaatcaatttagtcaattattatatttgataataaatatataaaaaaattagggtaaCTTATTCAATCTAGCAGCTCAAGAATAAACTGGTTGATCTATTCAAATTGtgatataactaaaaaaaaattatgcagtCATTGTTTTAACCTTAACTTAGTTCcaacttaaatattaaataacataTTGATAAAGGATTGAGCCCTAAAACAAATTTAGGGagtgacataaaaataaagagatacaTTGTATTAACTTagattaacatattaaatttacgACATGGATAATGAACATGAATACAATAAGCTAAACTGGTTGGACAatacgatttttttttcttcccttattttctttctagttGAGCCATGATTGGGTATTAATTGACATTGGGttggattaaatttaaaaccaaatttaagaattataaaagaattagagatgaaataagaaataaataaacgttgaaggatttaattgaaaaaatatgagtataaaaaaaacaaccaaacccAAACAAATCTCTTGAACTGTGAATTTTCAAATCCCAAGTCCGTGAAATTCTAGACTCGAGTTCAACcaaaaagctcatttttcaatcgatgaaatattgaaaaataaaataaaataaaatcaatctaaaaaatttatcaaagtaaaacaaatagtaattaaaaaaaataaggactaaatttgacattaaaataaaatgaaataaaataataaatccaataaacaaaatgattcaaaacaagacaaatatcgatcaaaagaatgaggactaaatataatatatgaaaaaaaaagaatgaaattaaaaaaaaatcaattttataaatcatttcaaataaaacaaaagtaatcaaaagaacatgaattgaatctaaagaaaaaacaaattgaagcgctagtttaaaaatttaaagtctaGGCgcgaaaataaaaaagaaagagaaaaaaaaaagggcaaatgATACCATACCGAAGATTCATGCACCACACACACATTACATAGGAATGGAGGGCCATTGAGATTATTCTAACATCACGCTGGAAGCTATCGTTTGGCCACCAGACCACCCAGTACATGCTATCTAAATGACACCGCTTCAACCCATGCTTGCAATGCACGTATCctccacttttttaaaatagtatttattaaattacaaaaatatctcCATTCAaacttgataataacaaaaaaactagaatGAAAAGACATAAGGTCTTGAATgcaagttaaaattttttttaaaaggcaatCTAGTCATGTTActatgctttaaaaaataaaaagtctaaATAGATCCTAGATGCtagttcaatattattttttttacttttaatcgtaagttagtaattttattacataaaaaatataaaaagaccaTATTATCCACAATAATCAAGCCAAATATTTTCGGTGAGAAtgacaaaatcatcattttaccATTTCAATCCACAATGCAAATGAGTCTAGAGCTATATTATTTGACACTATTGAagtcaatcatttttttaaaaccaataccattttatttttttcctggtgTTCACTTGATCGGATTTGAATAGGGTAAATCGGGTCACTAAAACCCAGTTGCGTCAATTGAACTTTATCAGGTTAATATCCTATCTAATTCAACTAGAAACCTAGTTGAGACTCAGG
It contains:
- the LOC133674567 gene encoding probable WRKY transcription factor 32 isoform X1 gives rise to the protein MAESESFEALAVQNKEHKREGNEQNDGDFVGEEELEGDYNEEEEEEEEEEEEEKESQLSELQQIVPSPQKEEEVREEQVETLTVVPQSSTEILPKENDQYSDDLAGLKGNSAAETHVEAEYKEQVGLSHQEVLGSVADKNSGAQAQNQLQPSVCPTSLSELSPTSVTQPISSAPSPTPPVKKLSPPEVKNACISEAGNQSSAELKALYVPVAKTSIPDGYNWRKYGQKQVKSPRGSRSYYKCTYFDCCAKKIECSDHSGHVIEIVNKGMHSHDPPRKNKSTRKSRTGLSVGPILQTTVTEHTVRMLKDSEPATLSIELVQETSAISERKRQSSSSSDENKETQIKEENTSEPEPKRRLKGNLECSKAVLKPGKKPKFVVHAAGDVGISGDGYRWRKYGQKMVKGNPHPRNYYRCTSAGCPVRKHIETAVDNTNAVIITYKGVHDHDMPVPKKRHGPPSAPLVAAAAPASMSNLPIKKADALQGQVTSTQWSVGKEGELNGETLDLGGEKEKAIESARTLLSIGFEIKPC
- the LOC133674567 gene encoding probable WRKY transcription factor 32 isoform X2, whose amino-acid sequence is MAESESFEALAVQNKEHKREGNEQNDGDFVGEEELEGDYNEEEEEEEEEEEEEKESQLSELQQIVPSPQKEEEVREEQVETLTVVPQSSTEILPKENDQYSGLKGNSAAETHVEAEYKEQVGLSHQEVLGSVADKNSGAQAQNQLQPSVCPTSLSELSPTSVTQPISSAPSPTPPVKKLSPPEVKNACISEAGNQSSAELKALYVPVAKTSIPDGYNWRKYGQKQVKSPRGSRSYYKCTYFDCCAKKIECSDHSGHVIEIVNKGMHSHDPPRKNKSTRKSRTGLSVGPILQTTVTEHTVRMLKDSEPATLSIELVQETSAISERKRQSSSSSDENKETQIKEENTSEPEPKRRLKGNLECSKAVLKPGKKPKFVVHAAGDVGISGDGYRWRKYGQKMVKGNPHPRNYYRCTSAGCPVRKHIETAVDNTNAVIITYKGVHDHDMPVPKKRHGPPSAPLVAAAAPASMSNLPIKKADALQGQVTSTQWSVGKEGELNGETLDLGGEKEKAIESARTLLSIGFEIKPC